A single window of Thermococcus celericrescens DNA harbors:
- a CDS encoding MarC family protein: protein MSEWLSILSSALFMLIMIDPSDKILLVSLLREDFHIEDIRTLIVRANLIGFLLLFLFAVSGQIILQDIFHIDINALRVAGGFVLFKIGLEALESGGMMTLKKEKNILALAAVPVATPLIAGPAAITTAITLTAEKGLYHATAAVFLAILMTALVMFVTLYLIKNVSKTTLGVFIRIIGMFTMAIGAQMMVQGVVGIYLLMTSAG, encoded by the coding sequence ATGAGCGAGTGGCTTTCGATACTAAGCTCTGCACTCTTCATGCTCATCATGATAGACCCGAGCGACAAGATACTCCTGGTCAGCCTCCTGAGGGAGGACTTCCATATAGAGGACATAAGGACGCTTATCGTCAGGGCAAACCTGATAGGCTTCCTCCTCCTGTTCCTCTTTGCGGTTTCGGGCCAGATAATTCTTCAGGACATATTCCACATCGACATAAACGCCCTCCGCGTTGCCGGGGGATTCGTCCTCTTCAAGATAGGTCTAGAGGCCCTCGAAAGCGGCGGAATGATGACCCTCAAAAAGGAGAAGAACATACTCGCCCTTGCCGCCGTCCCCGTTGCGACGCCCCTGATAGCCGGCCCCGCCGCGATAACCACCGCGATAACCCTCACCGCCGAAAAGGGCCTCTACCACGCCACCGCGGCGGTGTTCCTTGCCATCCTGATGACGGCCCTCGTCATGTTCGTGACGCTGTACCTGATCAAGAACGTCAGCAAAACGACCCTGGGGGTCTTCATAAGGATAATCGGTATGTTCACGATGGCGATAGGGGCCCAGATGATGGTTCAGGGCGTCGTCGGGATATACCTCCTGATGACGTCCGCTGGATGA
- the hisS gene encoding histidine--tRNA ligase: MRVRLEKVKGTRDLLPEEMAKRRWVFERIREVFERYNFHEVLTPTFEYTELFKLRSGEEVVEQLYAFDDKGGRNLSLRPDMTSSVARLYVNGFQNAPKPVKWYYMANMFRYEEPQSGRYREFWQAGVELLGSDKVEADAEVIALFVESYLATGLEDFTVNIGDRVLLDEFAKMLGVEDDVGLMRLIDKKDKMSREDFAGALREFGLDDDGVEKVLALVEIKGLPEEVLPKAEGLFTGEKAKEEIKRLYELVDLLDAYGVSKWIRIDLGIARGFDYYTSIVFEAIAPNDLGIGSIGGGGRYDNLISVFGGKPTPATGFAIGIERLIPILEWKGLIPEPKLRPDVYVVPIGKDVELRRAAVEITSALRAVGVKTDCELTGRKLRKALDYAGKLGVPYVVLVGKKDLAEGKVTVRDMESGEQRTVEKARVAEAVVGLLEG; the protein is encoded by the coding sequence ATGAGGGTAAGGCTTGAAAAAGTTAAGGGAACGCGAGACCTGCTCCCGGAGGAGATGGCGAAGAGGAGATGGGTTTTCGAGAGAATCCGCGAGGTCTTTGAGCGGTATAACTTTCACGAGGTTCTCACGCCCACCTTTGAGTACACCGAGCTCTTCAAGCTGAGGAGCGGTGAGGAGGTGGTCGAGCAGCTCTACGCCTTCGACGACAAGGGCGGACGGAACCTCTCGCTCAGACCCGACATGACGTCCAGCGTCGCGAGGCTCTACGTCAACGGCTTCCAGAACGCCCCGAAGCCCGTTAAATGGTACTACATGGCCAACATGTTCCGCTATGAGGAACCCCAGAGCGGCCGTTACCGCGAGTTCTGGCAGGCGGGGGTAGAGCTCCTCGGGAGCGATAAAGTTGAGGCAGATGCGGAGGTCATAGCCCTCTTCGTTGAGAGCTACCTCGCCACCGGCCTCGAGGACTTCACCGTGAACATAGGCGACCGCGTTCTCCTCGACGAGTTCGCAAAGATGCTCGGCGTTGAGGACGACGTAGGCCTGATGAGGCTCATAGACAAGAAGGACAAGATGAGCAGGGAGGACTTCGCCGGCGCCCTGAGGGAGTTCGGGCTGGACGATGATGGCGTCGAGAAAGTCCTGGCGCTGGTGGAGATAAAGGGCCTCCCTGAAGAGGTTCTTCCGAAGGCGGAGGGGCTCTTCACGGGCGAGAAAGCTAAGGAGGAAATCAAGCGCCTCTACGAGCTGGTCGATTTGCTCGATGCCTACGGCGTCTCGAAGTGGATAAGGATAGACCTTGGCATAGCGAGGGGCTTCGACTACTACACGAGCATAGTCTTTGAAGCCATCGCCCCCAACGACCTCGGCATAGGCTCGATAGGCGGCGGCGGCCGCTACGACAACCTTATCTCCGTCTTCGGCGGAAAGCCGACCCCGGCGACGGGCTTTGCCATTGGAATCGAGCGCCTCATTCCGATACTCGAGTGGAAGGGGCTCATCCCGGAGCCGAAGCTCAGGCCCGACGTCTACGTCGTGCCCATAGGGAAGGACGTCGAGCTGAGGAGGGCCGCCGTTGAGATAACGAGCGCCCTGAGGGCCGTGGGCGTCAAAACCGACTGCGAGCTAACTGGAAGAAAGCTCAGGAAGGCACTCGATTACGCGGGAAAGCTCGGAGTTCCGTACGTCGTCCTCGTTGGGAAGAAGGACCTGGCGGAAGGAAAGGTCACGGTAAGGGATATGGAGAGCGGCGAGCAGAGAACCGTCGAGAAGGCTCGGGTCGCGGAGGCCGTGGTTGGGTTATTGGAGGGCTGA